A single window of Candidatus Paceibacterota bacterium DNA harbors:
- a CDS encoding sigma factor-like helix-turn-helix DNA-binding protein, with the protein MTPAIKFKPKQITKKLLGVLPARARDVLVSRFGLGAKPERMTLEAIGKTYNITRERVRQIENYAIHNIKKSEGYKKEKAAFDELEAILHEMGGFVAEEDFLSHLAKDASTQNHINFLMILSHNFKREKEDDEFKHRWYVDDALSAKVHESLRKLYKNLGDDDIIPESEIINTFLDYVKDLSDHFKKEEIIKRWLSVSKKIGRNPMGEWGLTSSPNIKAKGMRDYAFLVIRKHGSPIHFTQVAKAITDTFKKKAHVATCHNELIKDPRFVLVGRGLYALSEWGYLSGVVKDVIKKVLEKHGPLTKQEIIEKVLKERYVKENTIAINLQNSKHFKKDKDAKYSLVG; encoded by the coding sequence ATGACACCAGCAATTAAATTTAAACCAAAACAGATAACCAAGAAGCTTTTGGGCGTTCTCCCTGCTCGCGCGAGGGATGTGCTCGTAAGCCGTTTTGGGCTTGGTGCAAAGCCGGAACGAATGACTCTTGAGGCGATCGGCAAGACATACAACATCACTCGAGAACGAGTTCGACAGATCGAAAACTACGCGATTCACAACATCAAGAAATCCGAAGGCTACAAGAAAGAAAAGGCTGCTTTTGACGAGCTTGAAGCGATCCTTCATGAAATGGGTGGATTTGTTGCGGAAGAGGATTTTCTAAGTCATCTTGCAAAAGATGCTTCTACCCAGAATCACATCAACTTTCTCATGATTTTGAGCCACAACTTTAAGCGAGAGAAAGAGGACGATGAATTCAAGCACCGATGGTATGTTGACGATGCTCTTTCTGCAAAGGTACACGAATCACTGCGAAAACTTTACAAAAACCTTGGCGACGACGATATTATTCCGGAATCAGAGATCATCAACACTTTCCTTGATTACGTAAAAGATCTTTCTGATCATTTCAAAAAAGAAGAGATCATCAAGCGATGGCTTTCAGTTTCAAAAAAGATCGGCCGAAATCCAATGGGCGAGTGGGGACTAACTTCTTCTCCAAATATTAAAGCGAAAGGAATGAGAGACTACGCATTTCTCGTTATCCGAAAGCACGGCTCTCCGATCCACTTCACTCAAGTTGCAAAAGCAATTACCGATACGTTCAAAAAGAAGGCTCATGTCGCAACCTGTCACAACGAGCTCATCAAAGATCCTCGATTCGTGCTTGTAGGACGCGGACTCTATGCTCTTTCTGAATGGGGATATCTTTCAGGAGTGGTAAAAGACGTTATCAAGAAGGTTCTCGAAAAGCACGGACCATTGACGAAACAAGAAATCATTGAAAAAGTGCTCAAAGAACGATATGTCAAGGAGAACACTATTGCGATTAACCTCCAAAACTCGAAGCACTTCAAGAAAGACAAAGACGCAAAATACTCTCTCGTAGGATAA
- the leuS gene encoding leucine--tRNA ligase, translated as MQKYDHLKIEKKWQKEWARKKVYTSHEDPKKPKHYVLDMFPYPSGDGLHVGHPKGYIATDIYSRFMQMKGYNILHPMGWDAFGLPAENYAIKNKIHPEIAVKKNIKRFKEQLSIMGFNYDWTREINTTDPKYYKWTQWIFLELFKKGLAYESYEPINWCPSCQTGLANEDLEDGKCERCGSVVEKRPMRQWILKITDYAERLLADLDAPVQKEPLKILIGTRNNAKVEMWRRCVPKESGITLLSLDDIAKIDDSDLVEGDDFEENARKKSEYYFKKTGIPTLSSDHIFWMEKWPENDGNVVHMRKHANPNSPRASDEEVVKYLKDFVKKNGESKSRFLYALSFTDASGTENLVAKGKEYILQDQQSKTFWDGYPVESLIKDPQTGEYKSEESDEIRYSHVIDAVQKKILPRIQKGQRTAGLNWPESIKESQRNWIGKSEGMLFTAPVKDTKLTIQTFSAHFEAFTADTFVVIAPDHPYLPKLLEGIPNKKEILDFAAGLIKKRAGQGFAEEKESEGIFTGRYIVDPVGNGDLPIWIASFALADYGTGIVKCSVHDERDFAFAKKYKIRLKPVLFPADKVLAEKVRNLEVCFSDMKNGVLNEPKAFEGKFSGKERQNIISYLEKNKLAVKKTTYRLRDWVFSRQRYWGEPIPIIHCEKCGTVPVPEKDLPVKLPKVKSYAPTGTGESPLAEISKWVNVKCPKCYGPAKRETNTMPQWAGSSWYYLRYMDPKNSKTFVDPKKEKYWAPVDVYVGGTEHATRHLIYARFWHKFLFDIGAVSTTEPFMRLKNQGLILAEDGKKMSKRFGNVINPDDIIKLYGADTLRIYEMFMGPFENAINWSTESMIGSRRFVERVWKLSQKVAQKPKTAPSQNLLNSLHKTIKKVGEDIVDFKFNTAISSMMMFLNEAEKETEIGAEIFSDFLKILSPFAPHVTQELWSLFGKGELKDAQWPVFDSALIGTSSFTIVVQVNGKVRGEFRVESEMGEEETKKRALSLPETLKWMEGKTAKKIIYVKNKLVSIVV; from the coding sequence ATGCAAAAATACGATCATCTAAAGATCGAAAAGAAGTGGCAAAAAGAATGGGCTCGGAAAAAAGTCTACACCTCCCATGAAGATCCGAAAAAGCCAAAACATTATGTCTTGGACATGTTTCCATATCCTTCGGGAGACGGTCTTCATGTGGGTCACCCAAAAGGCTACATAGCTACCGACATCTACTCGCGCTTTATGCAAATGAAAGGATATAACATCCTCCACCCTATGGGTTGGGACGCTTTTGGCTTGCCCGCGGAAAACTACGCGATAAAAAATAAGATTCATCCCGAAATTGCTGTGAAGAAAAATATCAAGCGTTTTAAAGAACAGCTCTCCATTATGGGTTTCAATTATGATTGGACCCGGGAGATAAACACGACTGATCCGAAATACTACAAATGGACGCAGTGGATATTCTTGGAGCTTTTCAAAAAAGGATTGGCATATGAATCATACGAACCGATCAATTGGTGTCCATCCTGCCAGACGGGACTCGCGAATGAAGACTTGGAAGATGGAAAATGCGAACGATGTGGTTCTGTCGTGGAAAAACGTCCGATGCGGCAATGGATTTTGAAAATCACCGACTACGCAGAACGTCTTCTTGCTGATCTCGACGCGCCAGTTCAAAAAGAACCTCTGAAAATTCTTATCGGAACGAGAAATAATGCCAAAGTAGAAATGTGGAGGAGATGCGTTCCCAAAGAAAGCGGAATAACGTTACTATCCCTAGACGACATAGCAAAAATTGATGATTCCGATCTCGTAGAAGGCGATGACTTCGAGGAAAACGCTCGGAAAAAATCCGAATATTATTTTAAAAAGACTGGAATTCCTACCCTTTCAAGCGACCACATTTTCTGGATGGAGAAATGGCCCGAAAATGATGGAAATGTCGTTCATATGCGGAAACACGCGAATCCCAATTCTCCTCGGGCAAGCGATGAGGAGGTTGTGAAATATCTTAAAGATTTCGTGAAAAAGAACGGGGAATCGAAAAGCAGATTCCTTTATGCTCTTTCTTTTACCGATGCATCGGGTACCGAAAACTTAGTTGCAAAAGGCAAGGAATATATTTTGCAGGATCAACAGTCAAAAACTTTTTGGGACGGATATCCGGTAGAATCGCTCATCAAAGATCCGCAAACAGGAGAATATAAATCAGAGGAATCTGATGAAATCCGCTATTCGCATGTAATAGACGCGGTACAGAAAAAAATACTGCCAAGAATCCAAAAGGGGCAAAGAACAGCGGGCTTGAATTGGCCAGAGTCAATCAAAGAATCCCAGAGAAATTGGATAGGGAAGTCAGAAGGAATGCTTTTTACGGCACCCGTCAAAGACACGAAGCTCACAATTCAGACCTTTTCGGCTCATTTTGAAGCATTTACGGCCGATACATTCGTCGTGATTGCTCCGGATCACCCATATCTACCAAAACTTCTTGAAGGAATACCGAACAAAAAAGAGATTCTTGATTTTGCGGCAGGACTTATTAAAAAGCGTGCGGGACAAGGCTTCGCGGAAGAAAAAGAATCAGAAGGAATTTTCACAGGCAGATATATTGTAGACCCGGTAGGGAATGGAGACCTTCCAATTTGGATCGCCAGTTTTGCTTTAGCTGATTATGGTACGGGAATTGTAAAATGTTCGGTTCATGACGAACGTGATTTTGCTTTTGCGAAAAAATATAAGATTCGTTTGAAACCGGTACTCTTTCCGGCGGACAAAGTCCTTGCTGAAAAAGTTCGAAACCTTGAAGTTTGTTTCAGTGATATGAAAAATGGGGTTCTTAACGAACCAAAAGCATTCGAAGGAAAGTTCTCCGGAAAGGAAAGACAGAACATCATCTCGTACCTGGAAAAAAACAAGCTTGCTGTGAAAAAAACAACTTACCGCCTGCGCGATTGGGTTTTTTCACGCCAAAGATATTGGGGCGAACCGATTCCAATAATCCACTGTGAAAAGTGCGGGACTGTACCAGTTCCGGAAAAGGATTTGCCGGTAAAATTGCCCAAAGTAAAGTCATATGCGCCGACAGGAACGGGGGAGTCTCCGCTTGCTGAAATTTCAAAATGGGTAAATGTGAAATGCCCGAAATGCTATGGTCCTGCAAAGCGGGAAACAAACACAATGCCCCAATGGGCGGGCTCTTCTTGGTATTATCTCCGCTACATGGACCCCAAAAATTCTAAAACATTTGTAGATCCAAAAAAAGAAAAGTATTGGGCGCCTGTAGATGTCTACGTCGGGGGGACAGAACATGCGACACGCCATCTTATTTACGCGCGCTTCTGGCACAAATTTCTTTTTGATATCGGAGCGGTCTCGACGACTGAACCATTCATGCGTCTCAAGAACCAAGGACTCATACTTGCCGAAGACGGGAAGAAAATGAGTAAAAGATTCGGAAATGTTATTAATCCCGATGATATCATCAAGCTCTATGGCGCCGATACACTTCGTATTTATGAAATGTTTATGGGTCCGTTTGAAAATGCCATCAATTGGAGTACAGAAAGCATGATCGGTTCACGGCGCTTTGTAGAGCGCGTCTGGAAACTTTCACAGAAGGTCGCCCAAAAGCCCAAAACAGCGCCATCGCAGAATCTTTTAAACTCGCTTCACAAAACAATCAAAAAAGTTGGTGAAGATATCGTTGATTTCAAATTCAATACAGCGATCTCTTCAATGATGATGTTTTTAAATGAGGCCGAAAAAGAAACAGAGATCGGAGCAGAAATATTCTCGGATTTTCTCAAAATTCTCTCACCATTCGCTCCTCATGTTACGCAAGAATTATGGTCACTATTCGGAAAGGGAGAGCTAAAAGATGCACAGTGGCCTGTATTTGATAGTGCTTTGATCGGGACATCGTCCTTCACAATCGTCGTACAAGTAAATGGAAAAGTGCGCGGAGAATTTAGGGTCGAAAGCGAGATGGGGGAGGAGGAGACCAAGAAAAGAGCTCTCTCACTTCCAGAAACGCTGAAGTGGATGGAGGGAAAGACCGCGAAAAAAATTATCTACGTAAAAAATAAATTAGTGAGTATCGTCGTATAA
- a CDS encoding DUF5671 domain-containing protein, which translates to MEPQTKTTPKDFFLNVAISITLYASTIAFLNILFGILEYLMPDALNYSYGAPQSIRIAMATLIVGFPLYIVFSYFARKTERLEPSRKNTWVRRWLTYITLFLAGAAVAVTLIVLINTFLNGEITLRFILKVLSVVIVTGGIFSYYIIDLREEADGKKRARWAFIISALAVVALLVGGLLTVGSPARERALRFDEQRIYDLQNIQYQIVNYWQKKGELPKKLSELNDSISGWSVPQDPEGREYVYRFTGGLLFDLCATFNLKVTSPKFTEVSAPLAPIRSQDYNWSHDSGYTCFARVIDTQLYPPPKK; encoded by the coding sequence ATGGAACCACAAACCAAAACCACCCCAAAAGACTTCTTTTTAAACGTCGCCATCTCGATAACGCTGTATGCATCAACTATTGCTTTCCTCAATATCCTTTTCGGTATTCTTGAATACCTCATGCCAGATGCCCTGAATTACTCCTATGGCGCACCGCAAAGCATCCGTATCGCCATGGCAACGCTCATTGTGGGCTTTCCGCTCTATATCGTTTTTTCATATTTTGCGCGCAAGACTGAAAGACTTGAACCTTCGCGGAAAAATACCTGGGTACGCCGATGGCTCACTTACATCACTCTTTTTCTGGCCGGAGCCGCTGTTGCGGTAACTCTCATCGTCCTCATCAACACATTCCTGAATGGCGAGATAACCTTGCGATTTATCCTGAAGGTCCTGTCAGTCGTCATCGTGACCGGAGGAATCTTTAGCTATTACATCATTGATCTGCGGGAAGAAGCTGATGGAAAAAAGCGTGCTCGATGGGCATTCATCATCTCCGCTCTTGCAGTCGTAGCTCTCCTTGTCGGCGGACTTCTTACCGTAGGCTCGCCAGCGCGGGAGAGAGCATTACGCTTCGACGAACAAAGAATCTACGACCTACAGAATATCCAATATCAGATCGTGAACTATTGGCAGAAAAAGGGCGAACTTCCCAAAAAACTCTCTGAGCTAAATGATTCAATTTCTGGCTGGAGTGTACCTCAAGATCCTGAGGGAAGAGAGTATGTTTACCGTTTTACTGGTGGGCTTTTATTCGATCTTTGCGCCACCTTCAACTTAAAAGTTACGTCTCCAAAATTTACCGAAGTGTCCGCGCCTCTCGCACCCATACGATCGCAAGATTACAACTGGAGCCATGACTCTGGCTACACCTGTTTTGCCCGAGTAATTGATACACAGCTCTATCCGCCTCCCAAAAAATAA